In Cryptomeria japonica chromosome 10, Sugi_1.0, whole genome shotgun sequence, a genomic segment contains:
- the LOC131076247 gene encoding disease resistance protein RPV1 — MEDIKMEQYMPSTSKIPFHSGKEYHVFLSFRGELRETLVHHLYEALTAAGLDVFVDSHKLEKGEIIESSLERALKGSAIRIPIFSQGYAQSAWCLREAATMVNTKGLIIPLFYDVLPTDVRFPLKESSPYKAAFLNHYAQSYHKGADIDGWKDALHQICSRSGWSMDLSGGSEAQLIKTVVNDVIKTFDRVHLQVAKHPVGLESLTHDLIHKFKLNSEGGVNKAGLWGIGGIGKTTLAKALYNQVSAKFDAASFVFNVRATAAEFMGLTKLQKKILKDLANHDEEVDSVEKGISLFRHRLRQKRVLLILDDVDGVEQLNALDGDWLAPGSGVIITSRDRHILRHAGVLSECIHEMSGLLINEGLQLFCWHAFLREHPTPTHKDLSERIVEACQGHPLSLEVIGSLLYDKQNDPDCWTEAFHNITLHPDIHERLKISYNALTEEEKEIFLDIACFFIGEHKMLPIVFWKSLYKTVHTAVHNLSLKLLIKIDDKGVFDMHDHLRDMGRSIAAERERECTRLWNADHLSRGVSNNNNFSRLRLNGGNSQRFETLYGSGLRLLHLENVPIAGITRAMLPPSLIWLQLQDCEKPSHFSLMRNMWRFAIQRPFHFRLMDLRILQTDGNISNLQYSLSYILGNLSQLQHLQLRNCRKLNKLPRTIGNLSKLQSLDLSYCIKLKKLSRTIGNLSQLQHLDLGVCTNLNNLPDTIGNLSHLQHLDLGGCTNLNNLPDTIGNLSQLQHLYLGGCTNLNNLPDTIGNLSQLQHLYLGGCTNLNNLPDTIGNLSQLQHLYLGGCTNLNNLPDTIGNLSQLQHLCLGGCTNLNNLPDTIGNLSQLQHLFLGWCTNLNNLPDTIGNLSQLQHLFLGWCTNLNNFPDTIGNLSQLQHLYLGRFTNLNNLPDTIGNLSQLQHLELGECTNLNNLPDTIGNLSQLQHLDLRGCTNLNNLPDTIGNLSQLQRLDLGGCTNLNNLPDTIGNLSQLQDLDLGRCTNLNNLPDTIGNLSQL; from the exons ATGGAAGATATCAAGATGGAACAATACATGCCTTCCACATCTAAAATTCCTTTCCACAGCGGTAAGGAATATCATGTGTTTTTGAGTTTCAGGGGAGAATTGAGAGAGACTCTGGTTCATCATCTCTATGAAGCTCTCACTGCTGCCGGACTAGATGTCTTCGTAGACAGCCACAAATTGGAAAAGGGAGAAATAATTGAGTCGAGCTTGGAAAGGGCACTGAAGGGCAGTGCCATACGCATTCCTATATTTTCACAAGGCTATGCACAGTCTGCATGGTGTCTCAGGGAGGCCGCAACAATGGTGAACACCAAGGGCTTGATCATTCCTCTGTTTTATGATGTGCTTCCAACCGATGTCAGATTTCCTCTCAAGGAATCCAGTCCGTACAAGGCTGCATTTCTAAATCACTATGCCCAATCATACCATAAAGGAGCAGATATTGATGGATGGAAGGATGCCCTTCACCAGATCTGTTCTCGGTCAGGGTGGTCCATGGATTTAAGTGGAGG CTCTGAAGCGCAGCTAATAAAGACTGTAGTGAATGACGTGATCAAGACATTCGACAGAGTGCACTTACAGGTTGCCAAGCACCCTGTGGGACTTGAAAGCCTGACCCACGATCTCATTCACAAATTTAAACTCAATTCAGAGGGAGGTGTGAATAAAGCTGGATTATGGGGTATTGGTGGTATTGGCAAGACCACTCTTGCCAAGGCTCTCTATAATCAAGTTTCTGCTAAATTTGACGCTGCGTCTTTTGTGTTTAATGTCCGCGCTACTGCTGCAGAATTCATGGGCCTCACAAAATTGCAGAAAAAAATTCTAAAAGATTTAGCCAATCATGATGAAGAAGTGGACAGCGTTGAGAAGGGCATATCTTTGTTCAGGCATCGTTTGAGACAAAAACGTGTGCTTCTCATTTTAGATGATGTGGATGGTGTTGAGCAATTAAATGCTTTGGATGGGGATTGGCTGGCCCCTGGTAGCGGAGTTATCATTACTTCCAGAGATAGGCACATTCTCCGTCATGCTGGGGTCTTATCTGAATGCATTCATGagatgagtggattattgataaaTGAAGGTCTCCAACTATTTTGTTGGCACGCCTTTCTCAGAGAACATCCAACTCCCACTCACAAAGATCTGTCAGAAAGAATAGTGGAGGCTTGTCAGGGGCATCCTCTTTCGCTGGAAGTCATTGGATCCTTGTTGTATGATAAGCAGAATGACCCAGATTGCTGGACAGAAGCCTTTCACAACATTACTCTCCACCCAGACATTCATGAAAGACTCAAAATCAGTTACAATGCTCTTACTGAAGAGGAGAAAGAGATATTTCTCGACATCGCTTGCTTCTTCATTGGTGAACACAAAATGCTTCCCATTGTTTTCTGGAAATCTTTGTATAAGACGGTACACACAGCTGTACATAATCTTTCCCTGAAGTTACtaataaagattgatgacaaaggTGTGTTTGATATGCATGACCATTTGCGAGATATGGGGCGAAGCATAGCAGCTGAAAGAGAGAGAGAATGTACCCGGCTATGGAATGCAGATCATTTAAGCAGGGGAGTATCCAATAACAACAATTTCTCTCGCCTTCGACTCAACGGAGGTAATTCACAACGATTTGAGACGTTGTACGGATCTGGTCTTAGATTACTTCACTTGGAGAATGTGCCCATTGCCGGTATCACGCGAGCCATGCTTCCTCCAAGTTTGATATGGCTACAGTTGCAAGATTGCGAGAAGCCATCTCACTTCAGTCTTATGCGTAACATGTGGCGCTTTGCAATACAGCGGCCATTTCACTTCAGACTTATGGATTTGAGAATACTGCAAACAGACGGGAATATTTCCAACCTCCAATATTCTCTTTCTTACATTCTTGGCAACCTCTCACAGTTACAGCATTTACAGTTGAGAAACTGCAGAAAATTAAATAAGCTCCCTCGTACCATTGGCAACTTGTCAAAGCTGCAGAGTTTAGATCTGAGTTATTGTATAAAGTTAAAGAAGCTCTCTCGTACTATTGGCAATTTATCACAGCTGCAGCATTTAGATTTGGGAGTGTGTACAAATTTAAATAACCTCCCTGATACCATTGGCAACCTATCACATTTGCAGCATTTAGATTTGGGAGGGTGTACAAATTTAAATAACCTCCCCGATACCATTGGCAACCTATCACAGCTGCAGCATTTATACTTGGGAGGGTGTACAAATTTAAATAACCTCCCCGATACCATTGGCAACCTATCACAGCTGCAGCATTTATACTTGGGAGGGTGTACAAATTTAAATAACCTCCCCGATACCATTGGCAACCTATCACAGCTGCAGCATTTATACTTGGGAGGGTGTACAAATTTAAATAACCTCCCCGATACCATTGGCAACCTATCACAGCTGCAGCATTTATGCTTGGGAGGGTGTACAAATTTAAATAACCTCCCCGATACCATTGGCAACCTATCACAGCTGCAGCATTTATTCTTGGGATGGTGTACAAATTTAAATAACCTCCCCGATACCATTGGCAACCTATCACAGCTGCAGCATTTATTCTTGGGATGGTGTACAAATTTAAATAACTTCCCCGATACCATTGGCAACCTATCACAGCTGCAGCATTTATACTTGGGACGGTTTACAAATTTAAATAACCTCCCCGATACCATTGGCAACCTATCACAGCTGCAGCATTTAGAATTGGGAGAGTGTACAAATTTAAATAACCTCCCCGATACCATTGGCAACCTATCACAGCTGCAGCATTTAGACTTGCGAGGGTGTACAAATTTAAATAACCTCCCCGATACCATTGGCAACCTATCACAGCTGCAGCGTTTAGACTTGGGAGGGTGTACAAATTTAAATAACCTCCCCGATACCATTGGCAACCTATCACAGCTGCAGGATTTAGACTTGGGAAGGTGTACAAATTTAAATAACCTCCCCGATACCATTGGCAACCTATCACAGCTGTAG